The Lysobacter luteus genome contains the following window.
CCGGCATGTTCACCACCGCCTTCGACCAGCAGGCCGCCGAGCTTGCGCATGCCGTCGCCACCGGACACCACGATGTCGTTGGGCCACTTCAGCCGCGCACCGACGAAACCAAGCCCATGGAGCGCCTCGACCGTCGCGATGCCGGCCACGAGGCTCAGCCCGCCCAGCCGTGAGAGGCCGCCGGCGAAACCGCGGGACAACGACAGGTACAGGTGCGCGGCCAGCGGCGATGCCCATTCGCGTCCGCGGCGGCCGCGCCCACCGGTCTGCCGTTCGGCCAGCAGTACCGTCGCGGTGCCGCCGGCGCCTTCGGCAAGGGGGCGCCGCAGCAGCTCGCTGTTGGTGGAATCGATCGTCCACGCGACCTCGACCGCCGCGGTGCGCGCACGGACCGCCGGCGGCAGGTGCGCGGCGATCGCGTCGGTGTCGAGCAGGTCGAACGGCTGTGCCAGCGCATAGCCGCGCCCGGCCTGGGCCTCGATCGGCACGCCGGCCTCGCGCAGTGCCTCGACCCGCTTCCAGATCGAGGCGCGGGTCTGGCCGGTCTCGCGGGCCAGGGTGTCGCCGGACACGGGACCTTCGATCAGGCGCGCGAGCAGCGTGCGCTCATCCATGGGCGGGGGTTCCGACAGCAAGGCACGGGGGGCGGATAACAGGCATGGGGCGATTATGCCGGGCCGCCAAGGCCCGGTTGTCGCTGCCCTGCAGCACCCGGCCACCCGCTGCCGGATTTCGCGTTATAGTCGCCAACTGACCGGATTCCGGCCCGAGGCTTGCCATGCTGCGACTCTGCATCTGCCTGGTGTTCATTGCGCTCAGCGCCGGCGTCGCCGCCCGCGAGATCAAGATGAGCTCGCCCAACAGCGGTGCCTGCAAGGACGCCGCGGTCGTCGCGAAGGGCGAGCCCGCCGCGGTGCCCGCCCGCGCCGAGGCGCGCGAAACCCGGATCAAGCCGAGCATCCACAGCGACACCGCCACCCGGGTGAGTTCGCCGCGCTGGCACAGCTTCCTGCCCGGCATGTTCCGCTGAGCCGCGCGGCCCGGTTTGCTCGACCTGCTCCGGCGCTGGTGGCGCCCGCCACCGACCCCCATTCCCCTTCCCCTGTGGCGCGACATTCGCGCGGCACTGCCGTGGGCGGCCGCACTCGACCCGGCCCGTGACGCGCGGCTGCAATCGCTGGCCGCCCGCTTCCTGCACGACAAGGCGATCACCCCGGTCGGCGACCTCGCGCTCGACCCGCTCCAGCGCGGCATGCTCGCCGCCGCGTGTTGCCTGCCCCTGCTGGAGTTCGGCGAGGAAGGCCTGCACGGCTGGTCCCAGCTGATCGTCTATCCCGACGCGTTCCGGGTGCAGCGCAGCCATGTCGATGCCGCGGGCGTATTGCACGAAGGGCACGACGAGCTGATCGGCGAGGCCTGGGAGGCGGGTCCGGTGGTGTTGTCCTGGGCCGACGTGCAGGCCGACTGCGACGAACCGCGCGCCGGCTTCTGCGTCGCCGCCCACGAGATCGCCCACAAGCTCGACAGCCTCGACGGCGTGCTCGATGGCACCCCGCCCCTGCCGCGGCCCTGGCAGCGGACGTGGGCGCGTGATTTCCAGCGCGCGTTCGACGGGTTCGTCGCCCAGGTCGAGGCGGGAACCCCGACCGCGATCGACAGCTACGCGGCCGAGGCGCCCGAGGAGTTCTTCGCGGTGGCCACCGAGTACCACTTCAGCGATCCCGCCACGCTGCGTGCGGCGCTGCCGGACGTGGCGGCACATCTGGAGCGGCTGTACGGCCCACCTCCGTTCGCGTAACCGGCACCTACAACCGCGGCGGCAACTGCACCTCGAAGCGTGCACCGCCAAGCTCGTCCGACTTGCGCACATCGAGCGTGCCGCGGTAGCCGTGGACCAGGTCCTGCACGATCGACAGGCCGATGCCGTGGCCCTGCACGCGCTCGTCGCCGCGCACGCCGCGCTGCAGCACCAGCGCGACCTTCTCCGGCGGGATGCCGGGGCCGTCGTCATCGACCGCGATCATCAGGCCCGGGCGCCGGTTGGGCGCGGTCTCGCCGGGCTTGACGGTCAGCAGCACGCGCGACTTCGCCCACTTGAAGGCGTTCTCCAGCAGGTTGCCAAGCAGCTCCTGCAGGTCGCCAGGCTCGCCCAGGAACTGCACGCCCTCGGCGACGTCGAACTCGCACAGCACGCCCTTGCCGGCGTACACCTTCTCCAGGCTGCGCACGAGCTCCTCGGCGTGCGGCTCGACGTCGACCGGCGCGGCGAACAGCGTGTGGCCACCCGACGCCGCGCGGGCCAGCTGGTACGACACGAGGTCGTTCATGCGCCGCAGCTGGGCGTCGACCTCGTCGCGCAGCTCGGCCTCCGGCGCGTTGTCGTCCAACCGTGCGCGCAGCACCGCCAGCGGCGTCTTCAGGCTGTGGGCGAGGTCGGCCAGCGTGTTGCGTTGCTGGTCGAGGTTCTGCCGCTCGCTTTCGATGAAGGCGTTGATGCTTTCGGCCAGCGGTTCGAGTTCGCGCGGGTGGCGCTCGCTCATGCGCGAGGCCAGGCCGCGCTGGACGCGCTTGAGCTCGGTGATGACCCGGCGCAGCGGCAGCAGGCTCCAGCGCAGGATCACCGCCTGCAACAGCAGCAGGATCAGCCCCGCGCCACCCAGGTAACGCCACAGCGCCGCGCGGAACACCTCGACCTGCCGGCTCAGCGCGGTGGTGTCCTCGAGGATGTAGACGGTGTACGGCACTTCGGCGGTGGGGTCGTCGCCGCTGGCATAGACCAGGCCGCGGCCGTAGCGGTACACCTCGCCGATCTCGCCGCTGATCTCGGTGATCGGCAACTGGCGCTCGAAGACCTCCTCGCGCGCACCGAGCATGTCCGCCGGCGGCAGCATCGGGCCGACCGACGAGGCCGAGTCCCAGTGCTGGCCGTCGGCGAGCACGACCTCGGCATACAGGCCGCTGCCGGGACGGTCGAACCGCGGGTCGGGCGAGGTGTAGGGCGGGATGAAGGTGCCGTCGCGCGCAAACTCGCTGTCGGCATAGGCCAGCGCGTAGCTGCGCAGCCGCTGGCGGAGGTTGCTTTCGGCCGTGTCCAGGAACGCGCGGTCCAGCGCGTAGCCGGCCAGCGCGAGGAACGCCACCAGGCCCAGGCTGGCGCCCAGCAGCTGGCGCGCCTGCAACGAACGCGGCCGGCCCCAGCTCATCGCACGGGGCCGGCCGGGGCCGGTATCGGGTTGGATGCTGCGCGGGCGCAGGGGACGGTCATCGGCATGCGCGGCACGTTACAAGGCCGCCGGCGCCGATGCGAGCGCCCGGCACCACGCGCGCGGTTACTCGCCGCTGCGCGGAATCGCGAAGCGATAGCCGCGGCCGCGGACGGTCTCGATCGGCTTGAGCGCACCATCGGGGTCGAGCTTCTTGCGCAACCGGCCGATGAAGACCTCGAGCACGTTGGAGTCGCGATCGAAATCCTGCTGGTAGATGTGCTCGGTCAGGTCGGCCTTCGAGACCAGCTCACCGGCGTGCATCATCAGGTACTCGAGCACCTTGTACTCGTAGCTGGTCAGGTCGACGTTGCTGCCGTTGACGCTGACGGTCTGCGCGGCGAGGTCGAGCGTGACCGGACCGCACTCCAGGGTCGGCTTGCTCCAGCCGGCGGCGCGGCGGACCAGCGCATTGAGCCGTGCCAGCAGTTCCTCGACGTGGAAGGGTTTGACCAGGTAGTCGTCGGCGCCCTGCTTGAGGCCCTCGACCTTGTCCTGCCAGCTCGAGCGCGCGGTCAGGATCAGCACCGGGAACTTCTTGCCTTCCTCGCGCAGCGCCTTGACCAGTTCCATGCCCGACATCTTCGGCAGGCCGAGGTCGATGATGCCCAGGTCGAACGGCACCTCGCGGCCCATGTACAGGCCTTCCTCGCCGTCCTGCGCCGCGTCGACGGCGAAACCTTCGCGCTTCAGGCGGGCGGCCAGGGTCTCGCGCAGCGGGGCTTCGTCTTCAACCAGCAGGATGCGCATGGGTACTCCTTGTACGGGTCGGTCGGCGCCGCTGAACAGGGGCCGTTGGCTGGATCGTGGACGTTCAGTTGTCGTCGCCGCGTGTACGGGACGGCTGTGGCGCCGGCCGTCCGCGCGGGTCATCGACGTATACCCTGACCCGGCCGTTGGCGTCGACCACCTTGATGCGGTTGATGTCGCGGCCGTCGTAGGGAACCCGCTCGGCGCTGAGGACCTGGCCGCCGGTGCGGCGCTCGACCCGGCGCACGGCGGCCGACAGCGCGGTGTGGTCGGCGTCGCGCTCGTGGCCGTGGCCCTGGTGGTCACGGCCGGCCCGGCGCTCGGCGAGCTCGCGGTTGGACTCGCGCGAGTTGTCGCGGGTGCGCTGGGCCAGGGCGTCACTGGCCGAGACGGTGGTCAGCAGCAGCAGGACGACGATGGTGGCGCTACGGATCGACATGGACACTCCGGGTGCCGCGAGGGTGCGCGGGACGGGCGTTGAAGAGGATGACGGCCATTCTTGGAAGCAGGCGGTGAATCCGATCTGAACTTTTTCTTCACACCGTGGTCGCGGTTCAGGCCCGGCCACGTTACCCGTTGCGGGTGCTTCAGTAGACCTCCCCGATGCAGCAGCGCAGCGAACCGCCGCCGGCTTCGATCGCGTCGATGCCAACGGTGTGCAGCGCGAACCCGGCGGCCGCGAGCGCCTCGCGCGTCGCCGGCGCCAGCGCGCGGCCGGCGCCGTCGCTCATCCACACGGTGTCTTCCGACAGTGCGATCGCGTTACCCGCGAACGCGGCGTGCTCGGCCGGCGACAGCATGATTGCGTGCGGCGCGTACAGCGCGGCGATCGCGTCGACCACCGCCGGGTCGGCGAATCCGCCCGGGCAGACCATCGCCGCGCGACCGGCCAGCACGGCGAGCACGACGTTGGTGTGGTATTCGCCGTCGGCGAGGTCGAACACCAGCGTCGCGCGCATGCCGAGCGCCTCGTGCATCAGGCGCGCGCCCTCCGCGTCGCAGCGCTCCGACAGTCCGGCGAACCCCAGTCCGCGCGCGCGGTCGATCACCAGCGCGCCGGTCAGTTCGCACGGATGCGGCTGGGTCGACAGGTCGATCTCGGCG
Protein-coding sequences here:
- the birA gene encoding bifunctional biotin--[acetyl-CoA-carboxylase] ligase/biotin operon repressor BirA, producing the protein MDERTLLARLIEGPVSGDTLARETGQTRASIWKRVEALREAGVPIEAQAGRGYALAQPFDLLDTDAIAAHLPPAVRARTAAVEVAWTIDSTNSELLRRPLAEGAGGTATVLLAERQTGGRGRRGREWASPLAAHLYLSLSRGFAGGLSRLGGLSLVAGIATVEALHGLGFVGARLKWPNDIVVSGGDGMRKLGGLLVEGGGEHAGPVRAVIGLGLNVRMPDGFASRIDQPWCDLCGLSLDGSPPLSSRNALAAAVIEHWVEALDEFDAVGLAPFLPRYQALDALAGCQVDVVGPQERWSGVVLGLAEDGALRLRLDDGSERGFHAGEVSVRRTDRT
- a CDS encoding ATP-binding protein, which produces MSWGRPRSLQARQLLGASLGLVAFLALAGYALDRAFLDTAESNLRQRLRSYALAYADSEFARDGTFIPPYTSPDPRFDRPGSGLYAEVVLADGQHWDSASSVGPMLPPADMLGAREEVFERQLPITEISGEIGEVYRYGRGLVYASGDDPTAEVPYTVYILEDTTALSRQVEVFRAALWRYLGGAGLILLLLQAVILRWSLLPLRRVITELKRVQRGLASRMSERHPRELEPLAESINAFIESERQNLDQQRNTLADLAHSLKTPLAVLRARLDDNAPEAELRDEVDAQLRRMNDLVSYQLARAASGGHTLFAAPVDVEPHAEELVRSLEKVYAGKGVLCEFDVAEGVQFLGEPGDLQELLGNLLENAFKWAKSRVLLTVKPGETAPNRRPGLMIAVDDDGPGIPPEKVALVLQRGVRGDERVQGHGIGLSIVQDLVHGYRGTLDVRKSDELGGARFEVQLPPRL
- a CDS encoding response regulator transcription factor; the protein is MRILLVEDEAPLRETLAARLKREGFAVDAAQDGEEGLYMGREVPFDLGIIDLGLPKMSGMELVKALREEGKKFPVLILTARSSWQDKVEGLKQGADDYLVKPFHVEELLARLNALVRRAAGWSKPTLECGPVTLDLAAQTVSVNGSNVDLTSYEYKVLEYLMMHAGELVSKADLTEHIYQQDFDRDSNVLEVFIGRLRKKLDPDGALKPIETVRGRGYRFAIPRSGE
- a CDS encoding PepSY domain-containing protein encodes the protein MSIRSATIVVLLLLTTVSASDALAQRTRDNSRESNRELAERRAGRDHQGHGHERDADHTALSAAVRRVERRTGGQVLSAERVPYDGRDINRIKVVDANGRVRVYVDDPRGRPAPQPSRTRGDDN
- a CDS encoding arginine deiminase-related protein, producing the protein MITRDIEQFLAAARRAPSDFGPATARAAFLVAPDGFRLAGQSAADNHYMADAGAFDAARASAQHRDLHRAIAQVLPAVCFAGDPETPDALFPNNVFATTAGRYVVGRMRHPVRQREATRADIRGFFGGVLDYAEIDLSTQPHPCELTGALVIDRARGLGFAGLSERCDAEGARLMHEALGMRATLVFDLADGEYHTNVVLAVLAGRAAMVCPGGFADPAVVDAIAALYAPHAIMLSPAEHAAFAGNAIALSEDTVWMSDGAGRALAPATREALAAAGFALHTVGIDAIEAGGGSLRCCIGEVY